One Glycine max cultivar Williams 82 chromosome 3, Glycine_max_v4.0, whole genome shotgun sequence DNA window includes the following coding sequences:
- the LOC100812879 gene encoding laccase-7 — translation MKRFVFALARAFALFLACSLASGAVVEHIFNVENITVQRLCRQQVITAVNGTLPGPTINAREGDTVVVHVFNKSPYNLTIHWHGIFQFLTPWSDGPEFATQCPIASGSSYTYRFNLTGQEGTLWWHAHSSFLRATVYGALLIRPRLGHSYPFPKVYQEIPILVGEWWNANVVEVEQNATETQQPPIESDAYTINGLPSDLYNCSQDGTYQVKVKQGKTYLLRIINSALNNQHFFEVANHTLTVVAIDATYTNHYDTKVVVLAPGQTVDVLLRTNQSVGSYYMAFTPYHSAPLVQINANMTRGVIIYEGATSAKPIMPDLPAQTDTPTAHKFYTNITGLAGGPHWVPVPRQVDEHMFITFGLSFDICRSDTGVCPGPVPLFSANMNNESFVLPHGKGVSMLEAFFRNDVTGVYTRDFPDQPAVVFDFTNPNITSSPDTPREFLIAPKSTKVKTLKFNSTVQIVLQNTAIIAAENHPIHLHGFNFHVLAQGFGNYNATRDEPKFNFVNPQIRNTIAVPVGGWSVIRFQANNPGVWLMHCHLETHLPWGLSTAFEVENGPSIRVPPPPADLPKC, via the exons ATGAAACGTTTCGTGTTTGCTTTGGCCAgggcttttgctctttttctagCATGTTCCTTGGCTTCTGGTGCTGTTGTGGAACACATTTTCAAT GTGGAAAACATTACTGTGCAACGTTTGTGTCGTCAACAAGTGATCACTGCCGTCAATGGAACCCTGCCAGGACCAACAATTAACGCTCGAGAGGGTGACACTGTAGTCGTTCACGTATTCAACAAGTCACCCTATAATCTTACTATTCATTG GCAcggaatttttcaatttttaacacCGTGGTCAGACGGTCCTGAATTTGCAACTCAATGCCCAATAGCTTCTGGTAGCAGTTACACATACAGATTTAACCTAACTGGACAAGAAGGGACTCTTTGGTGGCATGCACACTCATCTTTTCTACGTGCTACGGTCTATGGTGCTCTTCTAATTCGGCCACGACTAGGACACTCGTACCCGTTTCCTAAAGTTTATCAAGAAATCCCTATACTAGTTG GAGAATGGTGGAATGCTAATGTTGTAGAGGTTGAGCAAAATGCAACAGAAACTCAACAGCCGCCAATTGAATCAGATGCATATACAATTAATGGTTTACCCAGCGATCTCTATAACTGCTCTCAGGATG GAACATACCAGGTCAAAGTAAAGCAAGGAAAAACCTACTTGTTGCGCATAATCAACTCTGCACTCAATAATCAACACTTTTTTGAAGTAGCCAACCATACATTAACCGTAGTTGCCATTGATGCTACCTATACCAATCACTACGACACCAAGGTTGTAGTGCTTGCTCCTGGCCAAACCGTTGATGTCCTCCTAAGAACAAACCAAAGTGTGGGTTCTTACTACATGGCCTTCACTCCATACCATTCCGCTCCACTTGTACAAATCAACGCCAACATGACTCGAGGAGTGATAATTTATGAGGGTGCCACGTCAGCAAAGCCCATCATGCCAGATCTCCCGGCCCAAACTGACACTCCAACGGCCCACAAGTTTTACACCAACATCACAGGGTTGGCCGGTGGGCCCCACTGGGTCCCAGTGCCACGTCAAGTGGATGAACACATGTTTATAACTTTTGGGCTTAGCTTTGACATATGTCGCAGTGATACAGGAGTTTGTCCTGGGCCAGTACCCTTATTTTCTGCAAACATGAACAACGAGTCCTTTGTGTTGCCACATGGCAAAGGGGTATCAATGCTTGAAGCGTTTTTCCGGAACGATGTTACTGGGGTGTACACTAGAGATTTTCCGGATCAGCCTGCGGTTGTGTTTGACTTTACCAACCCAAACATAACGTCGTCGCCAGATACACCTCGTGAATTCCTAATCGCACCTAAATCAACGAAGGTGAAGACGTTGAAGTTCAATTCAACAGTTCAGATTGTGCTTCAGAACACGGCCATCATTGCCGCTGAGAATCACCCTATTCACCTTCATGGCTTCAATTTTCATGTTTTGGCTCAAGGGTTTGGGAATTACAACGCCACTAGAGATGAACCCAAGTTCAATTTTGTGAATCCTCAAATACGTAACACAATTGCTGTGCCGGTCGGAGGATGGTCCGTCATTAGATTCCAAGCAAATAATCCAG GTGTTTGGCTTATGCATTGCCATTTGGAAACTCATTTGCCGTGGGGACTATCCACGGCTTTCGAGGTTGAAAACGGGCCTTCAATCAGAGTGCCTCCGCCACCGGCTGATCTTCCTAAGTGCTAA